From the genome of Candidatus Schekmanbacteria bacterium RIFCSPLOWO2_02_FULL_38_14, one region includes:
- a CDS encoding methyltransferase has product MTDKRTHWETIYQTKKPDSVSWYQPSLRLSIELILRTGVAKGAALIDVGGGASTLVDDLLSLQYSNITVLDISAQALEYSKNRLASRADSVKWVLGDITAVDLSESSFDVWHDRAVFHFLVRENERKGYCKSMETSVRRGGFVIIATFGPNGPLKCSGLEIVRYDPTSLQRTLGDAFSLMSSQVEHHTTPFNTIQEFVYCLFKKVK; this is encoded by the coding sequence ATGACTGACAAACGCACACACTGGGAAACAATCTACCAAACAAAGAAGCCTGATTCGGTGAGTTGGTATCAGCCCTCCCTACGCCTCTCAATCGAATTGATTCTGAGAACAGGCGTGGCAAAGGGCGCTGCACTCATTGACGTTGGTGGAGGCGCCTCCACACTCGTTGATGACTTGCTTTCACTTCAGTACTCAAATATCACTGTTTTGGACATTTCAGCGCAAGCATTAGAGTACTCTAAAAACCGACTCGCTTCCCGAGCCGATTCCGTCAAATGGGTTCTTGGCGATATTACTGCGGTTGATCTATCGGAATCCAGTTTTGATGTTTGGCATGACCGAGCAGTATTTCACTTTCTGGTACGGGAAAATGAGCGCAAAGGATACTGCAAGTCAATGGAGACCAGCGTTCGCCGGGGTGGTTTTGTCATCATCGCGACCTTTGGCCCTAATGGCCCGCTTAAGTGCAGCGGTCTTGAGATTGTACGCTACGATCCGACTTCCCTTCAACGGACTCTTGGAGACGCCTTTAGTCTCATGTCAAGTCAGGTTGAACATCACACAACACCATTTAATACGATACAGGAATTTGTTTACTGTCTGTTCAAGAAAGTGAAATGA